The Belonocnema kinseyi isolate 2016_QV_RU_SX_M_011 chromosome 1, B_treatae_v1, whole genome shotgun sequence genomic interval TATCCTTGAGTAATCTATCTCTTGTCTCGATATTTTCTTCGGTTTTGCCATAATTCGCCATGAATACATACGTTTCCTTCATTAGAGGTTTTTTTTTTCGCTTCTGATGGGTATTCCTTTAAGAGTAGCAGTTTTCTCCAGAATCAAATTTGACCTTTATCCGACGTACTTCTGACTCCTGGTTGGTTCAACCAACTTCGCCCAATCATGAGACCACTTGAAATTACACCATCAAACGATACGAATGTTGGAACTACTGTCCCTTCTACTCGGTTAATTCCGCAAATTAACTCCACGACTTCCATTACCTTTTGAGGTCCACCGACACCCCACAAAACTTCGTCGtctgcatttatttttctaagcAGGAAACTGCAGTCAATTGTGACTGAGTTTCGAATAAGGTGCAAGTATCCGTTGATTAAATATTTTCCGTTGTCTGTCACGTTCTTCAATGTTGGTTTAATATTAACTACTTCTGAAAATCGTGGCTCCTTCTCAGTTCCAGTCGCTTTCTGACCATCAGACCAAAATTTGGTAATGTGTTCTAGTTTTTTACACCTTCACGAACCGTATCTGTTGAAACAGTGGTGCTCGAGGTTTGCCCGTACCGCTAAATTCTTTCACTTAAGAAACTGTAGGCTGTACAAAAAGATGTGCACTCTCCGACGTCGATTTCTGAGAATCATTGGAAGCACCCACCGACATCTCTAACAACAGAGAGTTTTCTAAAAGTAGTCTCGGGTTTTCAATCATTATCTCCCCCAGTAATTCATTGACTGTCCCATGTAGCCATTATCACGCCCTCCAGCTTGGTCGTTCTGACGACTGCTGGCTCCGTGTCGTCGCTTTCGGTGATCcctaaattcgttaaaattttcgTTATAGTCTGGGCGAACAAGAAACTCGAGTCGATTCGCACTAAATCTCAAAATTTCCCTTTCGGATAGAGTAAGTGGATTTTCCTTAGTTTGCCCTTCTTCGTGATCGAAATACATTTCTCGGTGCTGGTGTTGACGAATGCAGGGTACATTAAGTGTTAATTGTACTCGAAAAATCTTCAGTAATTCGCTCCGATGTTGATTTTCTCGCGCACCACGTCTTCCCTTTCAAGTCCGTAACTTAGCGAACTTCTTTGTGGGTTAAATTAAAGTCTGTCTGTCCTTCTGAACCATCCGCTTGCAATCGCATTTTAACATCTAAAAAGTTTTTAGACTGATAGAAACTTTTATCAGCTAACGACTCacgttcatttttttcatagcccATTAAGAATCGTTCACtctaaaatgtatattattccCACACATTCGCATAAATCGTCACGTATTGTGCTTCGCCGTTTCCTTGATAAATCGAATTCCGCAAACCTCTTCCTCGATCTCGGATCGAATCGTTCACTTTGGGTTGAAATTGATGTCCTTGACCGTGCGCCGCTCTTCCCTTGTTTCTGATACCCATGTCATTACAAATTTcgtaagtttcaaaaaaatataagaatataattAGGGCACTTCGAATTGACCATCGATTCCACAACCATTAAAcacacaaaatataattaaagtctCGTCAATCGTACGTAACATACGCCAGCTATCCTCACTTCTGCAGAGCTTCTTCTTCTAATCTAACACGAACTTTCAGAATTTCAACTTTATTAGTACGTAAATGGTTGATctatctgttttttaaattatagaaaatgaaaagctagcaaatttttattaaatcttaaaaagaataaaaattaagttgCCATAGTTGAATTTGATATGGGATGAAATACGAACTTTCATCAAATCGATACGATTAAATACGATATAAAATATGAATCATtatcaatttaagaaaatgtaattgcatttaagaaaaattgagaacctaactcttttagtagaaaagtagcTGCAGCCCCGTGGGATGTTGTGATTGGATTTGGCATGGTACGAAACGAGGGACTGATCACTGAGATTTCAGGTGACTCCTGGATTTGCAGTAGACCCTGTGACGGTCAGTCGAAATCTCTGAATTCTATTGCGCAGTTCCTTGGTTAGTCCCAGTTGGTATCAGTAAGTCTCAGTGCGTCACGAAAACTCCCGCTCCAGCCGGCCGTTACGGCGAAATCCCTATCAGGAAGATTCGTAACTATGTCAGGAACACTCGAGAAATCTGTTTCAAGTACCGCGCGATTAACTTTTCAATGGAACCTCGTGGAAAGACACAAGAAATATGAAGTTAGTCCAAAGGAATTCTCTACGAAGTCTTCGTTATTCCTgtggcagtttttatttttaaaaataggtcaaatcgtttaatatttgtagtccttatcatttttttaaacagaaaatttactttttacccAAAGCGCTGCGGTCACCTGGTCTATTCTTTCTAGCTGGTAAAGAATACAAAATGGCGTGCTTCAATGAGGATAAGCAATTTTGTTTGCCAGGTTACGTCGTAGTGGGAATCGAGAATATTCCTCTGGATCAGCCGACTTTGTTTGTCTTCTACCACGGAGTGATTCCTAATGATCTTCACTATTTTGTGACCTGGGTGGGAAATATCCAGAAGAGATTAATCTATACGGTCATGGATCGGTTTTCGTACAAAATACCTGGATGGACCATGATGCTTGAAGTATTAAACGTCACATCTGGTGATGTTCCATCTTGTTCTTCTATTCTGAAGGGAGGAAACATGCTTGCTATTACTCCAGGGGGTCTTTATGAATCGCAATTTGGGGGTTCGCGTTATAAACTGATGTGGAAAGGTCGACTTGGATTCGCCAAAGTTGCTCTTGACGCTAAAGTGGTAACTGCAATTAATTCTGTCATTAGTCTCATTATCAATGTCGAACCCCGATCTCAGAACGACTGAGACCAAACCTAGGGGGAAACAACTTCTTAAAACCTGATCCAGAGAAAGTGGATTAGGCTGAATTATATCGGATTTTCTCTGGATTAGTCTAGATTGTATCAGAATACATTGTGTTACCCCTATATACAGAGTGATTCTGGATGACTGATCCACGAcacatgatgactttgtaaaGCTCTTCGTCTTGGGTGAGTGCTGAAGCGATTGATCAGCGAAATCAATCAGAGCAGTGTCCCTGGTGGCCCTGGTTGGGACGAAAGTGTTGTTTGAATAAGCAACATGGGCATTGTAGATTATTTAACAAATCTATATCTCCTAATCACTCATTGTactcttcaacaaaattgttcatttttcagcACAATATTTGAAcctttaaccaattttttcaaattccaaacaACCTAGTGAGCACAAAagttagcgacgtctttacgacatcgttacgaccactttacgacaactttacgacatcatatgtccatgtcgttttgatGTCTTTACGGTGTCGTaaaaacatcgtcagatcataagacttatttacgatatcgtaaagacaccttaacgacatggacatagtttGTCGTTAAGTTGTGattaagatgtcgtaacgatgtcgtaaagactttaCCAAATTTTCTGCCCGctgggaagattaattttctattgaataatgtgaattttcaactaaatacatgcaTTTGCAAAGCATatgttcatttttttgattaattttttacaaaaaatgtattttcgataaaaaataactatattttcaaccaaaaaattaaatttcaacatgtttaattaaaaaaagaataattttttatcaaaaaacaaattcatttccaacaaaatgacgaatcttcaactggaatagtagtaaagtttaattttcatcagaatagtaaaatatttaactaaaaaagattaatttacaattttaaaaaataatatttagattttcagatacaaaatttaatttccaagcaaaaaaaacgaacttgcaacaattttaaatttcttaaaaaatgatgaaattgcaacagaaaaaaagaaccaaatttcaacagaatagtccaattttcaaccaatgaaataaatttacaaacaaaagaataatattctaccaaaaaaaggaatttttaaccaaatatatgaattttccaccaaataaaaaataaaactcttaacCAAATCGGTGAATTTCTTaccattttaaaacaagaagcatcatatttcacaaaaaaagacgactcttcaacaaaatacattaacttttaaccaaatagttgaattttctacccaaaaaaaatttatttcaacaaactacatgaattttgtaccaaacagttgaattttcaactaaaaaagatcaatctttcttcaaaaatagaacagttaaattttcaggataaagattattttcaacaacaaaaagtaaaagaagtttcaaacaaatttctattgTGAACAAAacacttttgcaacaaaatagatggattttcaactgaaaacatttaaaaagtattttttatacaaaaaaaaaacgaattttcaacaagcaccGTAAATTTATTTGAACCTTTTTGAACCCCGAAAGAACAAAGTTTcagcaaattaattaaatactaaaaagtagaattttcaattcatttattaaaatttttttgtttttgttgaaaattaaattttgtaacagaagatttgaatattacatttttagttataaatttacctttttagatgaaaattaaattactttgttaaatacttattctattgattttatattttactttttttttaaacttgtttttttttaaataaattttttttattagataatttaacaattacatttttcattgatcgCTCATTTTATTCGGCATGAAAAGTAAAAGGTTTGGAATgaaagtgaaacatttttttaaaatcattttactggttgaaaaataactatgttcttgaaaaatctttttttatgatcGAAACAGCTAGAAATGAATTTAGAGTGACAGAGATAGAAAATAATAGCAGTTAATAGATAAATGAAGGGATGAAATATaggagagaaaatttaaaaagatagaatTAAATTTGATTGAGAGAGAGATAGACAAAGATAGACGTCGAtagataaagaataaaataagataGAAAAGAGGAGATTAAACAAATAAACGGGAATTTAGATAagctaagaaataaaaaaagactaatgtAGATAAATAaatgataggatgagatagaaaagGATAGTCATTGATACCCATCGAATAGTATGAAACAAagaagaggagattaaaaaagatcGATAAGAATTATATTGGCAGAAAGATAGAGGCAAATATTGATGTAGGCATATGAAGAATAAGAATTAGATAGAGAAGagggaattgaaaaagatagacgggaatttaAATCGACAGGGCAGCAGGGCGCCAAGCTCCAAACAGATGGTGGTTAAAATTATACGAATCTACAAAGTTTCCTTTCAAGACGATGTACGGTGGATTTTCAGTAAAGCTTAAGACTTTTGTGGGCAAACCAATTCCATATGATGGGAGTCTCATGCCAGAACAACTTCGGGCAAAGGTACAcaattcatttatcaaaaatagactctaatgatttcagaaagattttacaggcttcacttttttttaatgattttgcaaatatttcaaaaatgttcaaaaacatttAACAGAGGTTTCAAAACATTACGATGATTCCaacagattacaaaaaatttcacaaagatttcaataatttcataaatacattcgaATCTGGACCTTTAAGcacgaaataatccgatcagtTCCATCGGCCTCAGTTGGTTTTAGACATCAAAACCCTACTGTTGATTGACACGAGCTCGCCATCGTGCTTATTTGCTATGTAAATGCGGTATCTCCCGCTTCGAATCAGTTGAAGACAGCAGTACCTTAAGCACATCACTTTTTTGCAACTATTTATGCACTTTGCAGTTGCATAACCAGACAGGCGAAGAagttattgaacaaaaaatcacttactttcataaatattagattgaatgtccacgaaaaacacaaatttctacATTCTCACGTCAAACTTGACAGTTTGAGATTGTAAAACACTACAGTGCGACTCCTCTACTTGAAGTTGAGCAGACCTCTCTTTATACCATGTGAGATAGACAGAGACGATCCGATGGTCAAAGACAGGCCCATTCGACATCATTCATCATTCAGACATCGAAGCCCCACTGTTGGTCGATACGAGCTCGCCATTGTGCTTATTTGCTATGTAAACGCGTGTGTCTCTCGCTTAGAGTGAACTGTGGCAACGCCATGGTGTAGTTACACAGGTAGGCTGTTAGAGTACAGCGCCTTATCGCAACATTCCTGTTTTGTCACACCTGAGGGAACACCGCACATCCCCTCGCATCTTTTCTCATCCGTACTCacggcgcggcatcaattctcggaaacacttgatccaaatttgactatttcagattaaaagttttttaacgaTTTTGCAGACTTCAAtagtttttcaaaagatttcacaaagatttcaaagagttgaCAGAGCTAGatttgagatatttcaaaagattacaacgATTGCAACAGATCTcacaaaatatcaattataaatatttcaaaatatcacattgaaattgttttacaaaaatttcggagtttttgcagattttaacaattttggacgACTTTAAcagattttgcaaaattatatcaAAAGTTCTCAACGGTTTCAcaatgatttccaaaaaaattagaagatttcgatttcaaaagatttcagaaagctttcacaaatttgacaaatgttttaaagatttcatagagatttaaaagatttcactgattcaaaaaattgtaatttgttttcaaagattcaattttttttaacgatttcgcaaatattaaaaaaaaatttaaacgtttttccAAATGCTTCAAAgatttaacgaattaaaaaaaattcacaaaactagATTTCACATACTTCGtatgattgtaaatattttaaaatatcactaTTTCGCACAGGTTTCAAACATTATAACATTTttcgcaaaattgaaaaaatcttaaaagattttgcaaatatttcaaaagttttcgcaaatattataaagattttaaaagatttcactgatttaaaaaaatgtaatttgttttcaaagattcaaatttctttaactatttcgcaaatatttcaagttttcttCAAAGgattccacaaatatttaaaaaattttacagataTCAAAAAAGTTTCAC includes:
- the LOC117177204 gene encoding LOW QUALITY PROTEIN: transmembrane protein 68-like (The sequence of the model RefSeq protein was modified relative to this genomic sequence to represent the inferred CDS: substituted 2 bases at 2 genomic stop codons) is translated as MQVEKTTNALYYTTTRRSLQFIGFTEFTEYKQFTEFNQFAGLRKILGQPYDVDAKRTIGKVLAGIWSAYGXIXHGYVVVGIENIPLDQPTLFVFYHGVIPNDLHYFVTWVGNIQKRLIYTVMDRFSYKIPGWTMMLEVLNVTSGDVPSCSSILKGGNMLAITPGGLYESQFGGSRYKLMWKGRLGFAKVALDAKVSRLAAGRQAPNRWWLKLYESTKFPFKTMYGGFSVKLKTFVGKPIPYDGSLMPEQLRAKVVTALEELIQEHQKMPGSIMRALWERVCDAEDSSNKPKPK